Proteins from a genomic interval of Microbacterium phyllosphaerae:
- a CDS encoding TadE family type IV pilus minor pilin, translating into MLPDRDGERGSVAAELALALPAVVLALLLGAGALGAAARQVALQDATADAARLLGRGEDDGAAAHAVTAAVPGAGMTSSSSGDLVCVSARTDYAIGGFIRLGLQASSCALGGGL; encoded by the coding sequence ATGCTCCCCGACCGAGACGGTGAACGCGGATCCGTGGCGGCAGAGCTCGCGCTCGCCCTCCCGGCCGTCGTCCTCGCCCTCCTGCTCGGAGCGGGAGCACTCGGCGCCGCCGCTCGGCAGGTCGCGCTGCAGGATGCGACCGCCGATGCCGCACGGCTTCTCGGCCGAGGGGAGGACGACGGGGCAGCGGCGCACGCGGTGACCGCAGCTGTGCCCGGAGCGGGGATGACGAGCTCGTCTTCCGGAGATCTCGTGTGCGTGTCCGCACGCACCGACTACGCGATCGGCGGATTCATCAGGCTCGGGTTGCAGGCGTCGAGTTGCGCGCTCGGTGGCGGGCTGTGA
- a CDS encoding metallophosphoesterase, with protein MTSRRTAHPALIALGAVGAAGAAAAVWGIGIERYLFTVREATASALAPGSSPLRVLHISDAHMAPWQHRKQDWLASLAQLKPDLVINTGDNLGHRDGLAGIRRAFEPFAGIPGVFVHGSNDVNGPAPRNPIRYFAGPSKRHTEPTFLDTDAMDAYFTDELGWTDLNNTAARLTVAGNPLDFFGVSDAHRQWDRLEDLPAAIRALGPQDAATSVLGVTHAPYQRVMNRYIELGADAIFGGHTHGGQVCLPGFGALVANCDIPLKQAKGLSTWTQGGRTVPLNVSAGCGHSIYAPVRLACRPEATLLTLTARG; from the coding sequence GTGACCTCACGACGCACGGCACACCCGGCCCTCATCGCGCTCGGCGCGGTGGGGGCCGCTGGTGCTGCGGCCGCCGTCTGGGGCATCGGCATCGAGCGCTACCTCTTCACGGTGCGGGAGGCGACGGCATCCGCACTCGCACCCGGCTCCTCCCCCCTGCGCGTGCTGCACATCTCGGACGCGCACATGGCACCGTGGCAGCACCGCAAGCAGGACTGGCTCGCCTCTCTCGCGCAGTTGAAGCCCGACCTCGTGATCAACACCGGTGACAACCTCGGGCACCGCGACGGCCTCGCAGGCATCCGTCGGGCCTTCGAGCCCTTCGCCGGCATCCCCGGTGTGTTCGTGCACGGCTCGAACGATGTGAACGGCCCCGCCCCACGCAACCCGATCCGCTACTTCGCCGGACCATCGAAACGGCACACCGAACCGACGTTCCTCGACACGGATGCGATGGATGCGTACTTCACCGACGAGCTCGGCTGGACGGATCTGAACAACACCGCCGCGCGGCTCACTGTCGCAGGGAACCCGCTCGACTTCTTCGGCGTGAGCGACGCGCACCGGCAGTGGGACCGGCTCGAAGACCTCCCCGCCGCGATCAGGGCCCTCGGCCCGCAGGATGCCGCGACCTCCGTGCTCGGCGTCACGCATGCGCCCTACCAGCGCGTGATGAACCGGTACATCGAGCTCGGCGCCGACGCGATCTTCGGCGGCCACACGCACGGCGGCCAGGTGTGCCTGCCCGGCTTCGGCGCCCTGGTCGCGAACTGCGACATACCGCTGAAGCAGGCCAAGGGCCTCAGCACCTGGACGCAGGGCGGGCGCACCGTCCCGCTCAACGTCAGCGCCGGCTGCGGTCACTCGATCTACGCTCCCGTGCGTCTCGCGTGCCGCCCCGAGGCGACGCTGCTGACACTCACGGCGCGCGGATGA
- a CDS encoding DUF4177 domain-containing protein has translation MTTWEYLTTPLLIHNTAAILNNWGKQGWELVQVIQGPEGGLVAYFKRPVTAQSTGNAGLAAAAEASRQFEGGAA, from the coding sequence ATGACCACGTGGGAGTACCTGACCACCCCGCTGCTGATCCACAACACCGCTGCGATCCTCAACAACTGGGGCAAGCAGGGATGGGAGCTCGTGCAGGTCATCCAGGGACCCGAAGGAGGCCTCGTCGCCTACTTCAAGCGCCCGGTGACGGCGCAGTCCACGGGAAATGCCGGACTCGCTGCCGCCGCCGAGGCGTCTCGCCAGTTCGAGGGAGGGGCGGCATGA
- the acs gene encoding acetate--CoA ligase → MSSQIDHLLDETRQFPPSDEFVAQSVSSPALYENAAADREAFWAEQSRELLEWHKPFTQVLDWSTPPFAKWFDDGELNVAYNCLDRHVEAGNGDRVALHWEGEPGDSRSITYAELTEEVKRVANVLEGLGVGHGDRVAIYLPMIPEAVASMLAVARVGAIHSVVFGGFSADSLRSRIDDAGAKLVITADGGYRKGRVSALKPAVDQALADRGDGEQQTVEHVLVVRRGENEVEWREGRDLWWHEVVPAASDEHTAEAFPAENPLFILYTSGTTGKPKGILHTSGGYLTQAAYSHKYVFDLHPETDVYWCTADIGWITGHSYVTYGPLANGATQVIYEGTPDAPHPGRWWEIIEKYKVSIFYTAPTAIRSFMKIGRSVPAKFDLSSLRLLGSVGEPINPEAWIWYRDVIGAGKTPIVDTWWQTETGAIMVSALPGVTATKPGSAQVPLPGISIDVVDESGVEVGNGNGGLLVITEPWPSMLRGIWGDPERYRETYWEKFEKQGYYFAGDGARLDADGDLWLLGRVDDVMNVSGHRLSTAEIESSLVAHEATAEAAVVGAADETTGQAVVAFVIIKESYLSAHDPAGLAQQLRLWVGEQIGAIARPRDVYIVGELPKTRSGKIMRRLLRDVAEGREVGDTTTLADTAVMSIISAQVK, encoded by the coding sequence ATGAGCAGCCAGATCGATCATCTTCTCGATGAGACCCGCCAGTTCCCGCCGTCCGACGAATTCGTCGCCCAGTCGGTCTCGTCGCCGGCCCTGTACGAGAACGCCGCGGCAGACCGCGAGGCGTTCTGGGCAGAGCAGTCGCGCGAGCTGCTCGAGTGGCACAAGCCCTTCACGCAGGTGCTCGACTGGTCGACGCCCCCGTTCGCGAAATGGTTCGACGACGGCGAGCTCAATGTGGCCTACAACTGCCTCGACCGTCACGTCGAGGCGGGCAACGGCGACCGCGTCGCGCTCCACTGGGAGGGCGAGCCCGGCGACTCCCGCTCGATCACATACGCCGAGCTGACCGAAGAGGTCAAACGCGTCGCCAACGTGCTCGAGGGCCTCGGCGTCGGCCACGGCGACCGCGTCGCGATCTACCTGCCGATGATCCCCGAGGCGGTCGCATCGATGCTCGCCGTCGCGCGCGTCGGAGCCATCCATTCGGTCGTGTTCGGCGGTTTCAGCGCCGACAGCCTGCGTTCGCGCATCGACGACGCCGGCGCGAAGCTCGTGATCACCGCCGACGGCGGCTATCGCAAGGGTCGCGTGTCCGCTCTCAAGCCTGCCGTCGACCAGGCCCTCGCCGACCGCGGCGACGGTGAGCAGCAGACGGTCGAGCACGTGCTCGTCGTCCGCCGCGGCGAGAACGAGGTCGAGTGGCGAGAGGGCCGCGACCTCTGGTGGCACGAGGTCGTTCCCGCGGCATCTGACGAGCACACCGCTGAGGCGTTCCCCGCCGAGAACCCGCTGTTCATCCTCTACACCTCGGGCACCACCGGAAAGCCGAAGGGCATCCTGCACACGTCCGGCGGCTACCTCACCCAGGCCGCGTACTCGCACAAGTACGTGTTCGACCTGCATCCCGAGACCGACGTCTACTGGTGCACGGCCGACATCGGCTGGATCACCGGCCACAGCTACGTCACCTACGGCCCCCTCGCCAACGGCGCGACCCAGGTGATCTACGAAGGCACTCCGGATGCTCCGCACCCCGGTCGCTGGTGGGAGATCATCGAGAAGTACAAGGTCTCGATCTTCTACACCGCGCCGACCGCGATCCGCTCGTTCATGAAGATCGGTCGCAGCGTGCCCGCGAAGTTCGATCTGTCGTCGCTGCGACTGCTCGGATCGGTGGGCGAGCCCATCAACCCCGAGGCCTGGATCTGGTACCGCGATGTGATCGGCGCAGGCAAGACGCCGATCGTCGACACCTGGTGGCAGACCGAGACGGGCGCGATCATGGTCTCGGCGCTTCCCGGCGTCACCGCGACCAAGCCCGGTTCGGCGCAGGTCCCCCTCCCCGGCATCTCGATCGACGTCGTCGACGAGTCGGGCGTCGAGGTCGGCAACGGCAACGGCGGCCTGCTCGTGATCACCGAGCCGTGGCCGAGCATGCTCCGCGGCATCTGGGGCGACCCCGAGCGCTACCGCGAGACCTACTGGGAGAAGTTCGAGAAGCAGGGCTACTACTTCGCCGGCGACGGAGCGCGCCTGGATGCCGACGGCGACCTCTGGCTGCTCGGACGCGTCGACGACGTGATGAACGTGTCGGGCCACCGCCTCTCGACGGCCGAGATCGAATCCTCCCTGGTCGCGCATGAGGCCACGGCCGAGGCCGCGGTGGTCGGCGCCGCAGACGAGACCACCGGCCAGGCCGTCGTCGCGTTCGTGATCATCAAGGAGAGCTATCTCTCGGCTCACGACCCGGCGGGCCTCGCCCAGCAGCTGCGCCTGTGGGTGGGCGAGCAGATCGGTGCGATCGCACGGCCCCGCGACGTCTACATCGTCGGCGAGCTGCCGAAGACACGCTCCGGCAAGATCATGCGACGCCTGCTGCGCGATGTCGCGGAGGGCCGCGAGGTCGGCGACACCACGACCCTGGCCGACACGGCCGTGATGAGCATCATCTCGGCTCAGGTCAAGTAA
- a CDS encoding VanZ family protein — protein sequence MSNLFPPPRRLTRGIALGLGIPFLVGLALLTLTPARVEETMPNLLDLVLSAAHRLGWESLDFTRLEIIANVLVFVPVGILAFVLVPRRLWLLAVVAGPVLSLTIEIAQRLALPHRAATITDVVANSGGALIGVFIAIAGTLLFAPHPTSRPPHTQEAS from the coding sequence GTGAGCAACCTGTTCCCTCCCCCGCGCCGCCTCACCCGCGGCATCGCACTCGGTCTCGGCATCCCGTTCCTCGTAGGTCTCGCCCTGCTCACGCTGACGCCCGCGCGTGTGGAGGAGACGATGCCGAACCTGCTCGATCTCGTGCTCTCGGCGGCTCACCGCCTGGGCTGGGAGTCGCTCGACTTCACGCGCCTCGAGATCATCGCGAATGTGCTCGTGTTCGTGCCGGTCGGCATCCTCGCGTTCGTCCTCGTGCCGCGCCGCCTCTGGCTTCTCGCGGTGGTCGCGGGTCCTGTGCTGTCGCTCACGATCGAGATCGCACAGCGGCTCGCCCTCCCCCACCGCGCTGCGACGATCACCGACGTCGTCGCGAACTCGGGCGGCGCCCTGATCGGCGTCTTCATCGCGATCGCCGGAACGCTGCTGTTCGCCCCGCATCCCACTTCCCGTCCGCCACATACCCAGGAAGCATCATGA
- a CDS encoding HAD-IIB family hydrolase encodes MTSPALVAFDLDDTLAASKAAIDPRIARLLLALLSKVDVAIISGGNEAQFRSQVIAKLGDIDATAAARLHLLPTCGTRYLRWDGTGFAPVYAQDLSAEQKARALSALREEAERLGLWESQPWGEILEDRGSQITFSALGQKAPHDAKRDWDPSGAKREALRDAVATRLPDLEVRSGGSTSIDITLAGIDKAYGMRQLAEHTGIPLTSMLFYGDRLDEGGNDYPVLAIGVPSVAVEGWEDTADKLDALLPTL; translated from the coding sequence ATGACCTCGCCTGCTCTGGTCGCCTTCGATCTCGACGACACCCTCGCCGCCTCCAAGGCCGCGATCGACCCGCGGATCGCCCGTCTGCTGCTCGCGTTACTCTCGAAGGTCGATGTCGCGATCATCTCGGGAGGCAACGAGGCCCAGTTCCGCTCGCAGGTGATCGCGAAGCTCGGCGACATCGATGCGACGGCCGCCGCTCGACTGCACCTGCTCCCCACCTGCGGAACGCGGTACCTGCGGTGGGACGGCACAGGATTCGCTCCGGTGTACGCGCAGGATCTCAGCGCGGAGCAGAAGGCGCGAGCGCTGAGTGCGCTGCGCGAGGAGGCGGAGCGCCTGGGGCTGTGGGAATCCCAGCCCTGGGGTGAGATCCTCGAGGACCGCGGTTCGCAGATCACGTTCTCGGCTCTCGGCCAGAAGGCACCGCACGACGCCAAGCGCGACTGGGACCCGAGCGGCGCGAAGCGGGAGGCGCTGCGGGATGCCGTCGCCACCCGACTTCCCGACCTCGAGGTGCGCTCGGGCGGATCGACCTCGATCGACATCACGCTCGCAGGAATCGACAAGGCATACGGCATGCGACAGCTCGCCGAGCACACCGGTATCCCCCTGACCTCCATGCTGTTCTACGGCGACCGTCTCGACGAGGGCGGCAACGACTACCCGGTGCTCGCGATCGGTGTGCCGTCGGTGGCCGTGGAGGGCTGGGAGGACACCGCCGACAAGCTCGACGCACTCCTCCCCACGCTCTGA
- a CDS encoding RidA family protein, translated as MSVSSRLAELGIELPVVAAPVAAYVPAVVHDGLVYTSGQLPFSGGALPATGKVGAEVGADDANAYARTCALNALAAAAAAAGGVDRIAGVLRVGGFVASTPDFSGQPGVINGASLVLGEIFGEAGQHVRAAVGVPVLPLDSPVEVEVTFILA; from the coding sequence ATGAGCGTCTCCTCGCGTCTCGCCGAGCTCGGCATCGAGCTGCCCGTCGTCGCCGCCCCCGTCGCGGCGTACGTGCCGGCCGTCGTGCATGACGGACTCGTCTACACCTCGGGTCAGCTCCCGTTCTCCGGTGGCGCGCTGCCCGCCACCGGCAAGGTCGGCGCCGAGGTCGGCGCCGATGACGCGAATGCCTACGCACGCACCTGCGCCCTGAACGCTCTCGCGGCCGCCGCCGCGGCAGCCGGTGGCGTCGACAGGATCGCCGGAGTCCTCCGGGTCGGCGGATTCGTGGCATCCACGCCCGATTTCAGCGGCCAGCCCGGCGTGATCAACGGTGCGAGCCTCGTGCTGGGCGAGATCTTCGGCGAGGCCGGACAGCACGTCCGCGCGGCCGTCGGCGTGCCGGTGCTGCCCCTCGACAGCCCGGTCGAGGTCGAGGTCACCTTCATCCTCGCCTGA
- a CDS encoding helicase, with product MAGSALAAGLLSIAAALSLGLAAVGGAAVTAQRAAGAADAAALAAADAASGAIVTGDDPCTLAARVAAASGATLTACALDGFVATVQVNAAYAGLAAVSRARAGPPEGS from the coding sequence ATGGCCGGATCAGCTCTCGCCGCGGGCCTCCTCTCGATCGCAGCGGCCCTCTCTCTGGGGCTCGCGGCCGTCGGGGGAGCGGCGGTCACGGCGCAGCGCGCCGCCGGGGCCGCCGACGCTGCAGCGCTCGCCGCAGCGGACGCCGCCAGTGGAGCGATCGTGACGGGAGACGACCCGTGCACCCTCGCCGCACGTGTCGCCGCGGCCTCGGGGGCGACGCTCACCGCGTGCGCCCTCGACGGCTTCGTGGCGACCGTGCAGGTGAACGCGGCGTACGCTGGACTCGCTGCCGTCTCCCGAGCCCGTGCTGGGCCACCCGAGGGATCCTGA
- a CDS encoding DUF4244 domain-containing protein produces MNAIPPLTRGRAATLFGDDTGAATAEYAITTMAAVAFAGLLVVIMRSDEVRGILTDLVRRALTVS; encoded by the coding sequence ATGAACGCCATCCCTCCGCTCACCCGCGGCCGCGCTGCCACTCTCTTCGGAGACGACACCGGCGCCGCCACCGCCGAGTACGCGATCACGACCATGGCGGCCGTCGCCTTCGCCGGCCTGCTCGTCGTGATCATGCGCTCCGACGAGGTGCGAGGCATCCTCACCGACCTGGTGCGTCGGGCCCTCACGGTGTCGTGA
- a CDS encoding TadA family conjugal transfer-associated ATPase: MPDPFVIRPRAASAPSPGVPAVGHAPLDIDPVFGPLAEYCRDDDVTDIFVNGAAGLFVDRGHGAEPVPAWSASEREVRDLAVALVGLGGRHLDDQAPCVDVRLQTGIRVHAVLAPISTSGTSLSIRVPRVRAADLDALADLGAFDARQHSWLLTLVAERANILITGGTGTGKTTLLSALLSAAPASERIVTIEDVAELRPRHPHHVALEARQSNLEGAGGISLARLVRESLRMRPDRLVVGECRGEEVRELLTALNTGHDGGAGTLHASGLNDVPARLEALGALAGMDATALARQVVSAFTVVLHLERSPGGQRRITQAGEFAVVGDRLGIAEVRPW, from the coding sequence ATGCCTGATCCCTTCGTCATCCGCCCGCGTGCCGCGTCGGCACCGAGCCCCGGTGTGCCGGCCGTCGGCCATGCCCCGCTCGACATCGACCCGGTCTTCGGGCCGCTCGCCGAGTACTGCCGCGATGACGACGTCACCGACATCTTCGTCAACGGCGCCGCCGGTCTCTTCGTCGACCGTGGCCACGGCGCGGAACCGGTGCCGGCATGGAGCGCCTCCGAACGCGAGGTGCGCGATCTCGCGGTGGCGCTCGTCGGACTCGGCGGCCGGCATCTCGACGACCAGGCGCCATGCGTCGACGTACGACTGCAGACCGGCATCCGCGTGCACGCGGTGCTCGCGCCGATCTCGACGTCGGGGACGTCGCTGTCGATCCGCGTTCCGAGAGTGCGTGCCGCCGATCTCGACGCCCTTGCAGACCTCGGGGCGTTCGACGCGCGGCAGCACAGCTGGCTGCTCACACTGGTGGCCGAGCGCGCGAACATCCTCATCACCGGCGGCACCGGCACAGGAAAGACGACGCTGCTCTCCGCCCTGCTCTCCGCGGCGCCCGCCTCGGAGCGGATCGTCACGATCGAGGACGTCGCTGAGCTGCGACCGAGGCATCCGCACCACGTCGCGCTCGAAGCACGCCAGTCGAACCTCGAAGGCGCGGGCGGCATCAGCCTGGCCCGTCTCGTGCGGGAGTCGCTGCGCATGAGGCCGGATCGGCTCGTCGTGGGGGAGTGCCGAGGGGAGGAGGTCAGAGAGCTGCTGACCGCGCTGAACACGGGGCACGACGGAGGAGCGGGCACTCTGCACGCGAGCGGTCTGAACGATGTACCCGCGCGGCTCGAGGCGCTCGGTGCGCTCGCCGGCATGGATGCCACGGCACTCGCCCGTCAGGTGGTGAGCGCGTTCACCGTCGTCCTGCACCTGGAGCGCTCACCCGGAGGGCAGAGGCGAATCACGCAGGCCGGGGAGTTCGCCGTGGTCGGCGACCGACTCGGCATCGCGGAAGTGCGACCGTGGTGA
- a CDS encoding transglycosylase domain-containing protein, whose amino-acid sequence MPQKNRTVKGALGGVLGLVGLSAVAGLLVAASVTPVLAMTGIAGSQALTIFEKLPANLQVNRPMEQSTIYAMDADKNPVELASFYEQNRIPLTYDQINPVVYDAILSSEDKDYFSHGGVNVGATAKALVDNLRGTDDRGASTITQQYVKNVLIQECEQEADPASGTYADDLQKCWTEATNADGAKGIERKLQEMRYALQIEKEYSKNDILLGYLNIANFGGTVYGIEAAANYYFSTTAAKLTAAQAATIAGMVQNPNQYRIDKPAGTWTDKDGVAHNTEEDGYAQTLDRRHYVLDRMLTLGKITQAQFDEADASPITPAITQPTQGCVSAGNVARSAYFCEYVKSVVLTDPAFGEDATARKDLLRQGGLKIYTTMNIDIQTAAAESMRNIVPAGYDNQYFGAAGVSLETSTGRVLAITQNTTFSETVTGDQAYSALVFATDKAHGGSNGFSVGSTYKLFTLIDWLENGHSVRETLNANNRVFRNFKCGDDSITNTTKIDNFNRQGGYTGTVMRFTRDSLNSGYLAMAEKLDLCEINGVADRMGVTLANGDKTTDDPPVPYDILGSKYISPLAMAGAYATVANKGIYCTPKSIDRVVDADGNELPVPESKCSQVITPEVAATAAYALQGVMNGGTGAKANNNDGVPVIGKTGTHEKWGTMMIESSTKVTTAVWVGRSEGQASILNQGWNGTALNEMRYYVAKDMQRAANNVYGGDRFPEPDNKLIRQVLTDVPNVVGQTVEEATATLKDKGFQVTVGAAVDSDKATNIVVAQDPAGQAPNGATITLSPSNGQGATVPDITGQGREKAQEALFGAGFTSIDFDGSCNGNGAKVASTSPAANAAANKSTTVKVTCQ is encoded by the coding sequence ATGCCTCAAAAGAATCGCACGGTGAAAGGTGCGCTCGGCGGAGTCCTCGGACTCGTCGGGCTCAGCGCCGTCGCCGGTCTCCTCGTCGCGGCCAGCGTCACCCCTGTTCTCGCCATGACGGGTATCGCCGGATCCCAGGCCCTCACCATCTTCGAGAAGCTCCCCGCGAACCTCCAGGTGAACCGTCCGATGGAGCAGTCGACCATCTACGCGATGGACGCCGACAAGAATCCCGTCGAGCTGGCGTCGTTCTACGAGCAGAACCGCATCCCGCTGACGTACGACCAGATCAACCCGGTCGTCTACGACGCGATCCTCTCGAGCGAGGACAAGGACTACTTCAGCCACGGCGGCGTCAACGTCGGCGCGACGGCCAAGGCTCTGGTCGACAACCTCCGAGGCACCGACGACCGAGGCGCGTCGACCATCACGCAGCAGTACGTGAAGAACGTGCTGATCCAGGAGTGCGAGCAGGAGGCCGACCCCGCATCCGGCACGTATGCCGACGACCTCCAGAAGTGCTGGACCGAGGCGACGAACGCCGACGGCGCCAAGGGCATCGAGCGCAAGCTGCAGGAGATGCGCTACGCCCTGCAGATCGAGAAGGAGTACTCGAAGAACGACATCCTTCTCGGGTACCTCAACATCGCGAACTTCGGCGGCACGGTCTACGGCATCGAGGCCGCCGCCAACTACTACTTCTCCACCACCGCGGCGAAGCTGACGGCTGCCCAGGCAGCCACGATCGCCGGCATGGTGCAGAACCCGAACCAGTACCGGATCGACAAGCCCGCGGGCACGTGGACCGACAAGGACGGCGTCGCGCACAACACCGAGGAAGACGGCTACGCCCAGACGCTGGATCGCCGTCACTACGTGCTCGACCGCATGCTCACGCTCGGCAAGATCACGCAGGCGCAGTTCGACGAGGCGGATGCCTCCCCCATCACCCCCGCGATCACACAGCCCACACAGGGCTGTGTCTCCGCAGGCAACGTCGCGCGCAGCGCCTACTTCTGCGAGTACGTGAAGTCGGTCGTGCTGACCGATCCGGCATTCGGCGAGGACGCGACGGCGCGCAAGGATCTGCTGCGCCAGGGCGGCCTGAAGATCTACACGACGATGAACATCGACATCCAGACCGCTGCCGCGGAGAGCATGCGCAACATCGTGCCGGCCGGCTATGACAACCAGTACTTCGGAGCAGCCGGTGTCTCGCTCGAAACGAGCACCGGCCGCGTTCTCGCGATCACCCAGAACACCACTTTCAGCGAAACGGTTACGGGCGACCAGGCGTACAGCGCCCTCGTGTTCGCGACAGACAAGGCGCACGGCGGATCGAACGGCTTCTCCGTCGGGTCGACCTACAAGCTGTTCACGCTGATCGACTGGCTTGAGAACGGGCACTCCGTGCGGGAGACGCTGAACGCCAACAACCGGGTGTTCAGGAACTTCAAGTGCGGCGACGACAGCATCACCAACACGACGAAGATCGACAACTTCAATCGGCAGGGCGGCTACACCGGCACGGTGATGCGCTTCACCAGAGACTCGCTCAACAGCGGTTACCTCGCGATGGCGGAGAAGCTGGACCTCTGCGAGATCAATGGAGTCGCCGATCGCATGGGCGTCACCCTCGCCAACGGGGACAAGACGACAGACGACCCGCCCGTGCCGTACGACATCCTCGGATCGAAGTACATCTCACCGCTCGCCATGGCAGGCGCCTACGCCACAGTCGCGAACAAGGGGATCTACTGCACTCCGAAGTCCATCGACCGGGTCGTCGACGCCGACGGCAACGAACTGCCCGTCCCCGAATCGAAGTGCTCGCAGGTCATCACCCCCGAGGTCGCTGCGACCGCGGCGTACGCCCTCCAAGGCGTCATGAACGGTGGAACCGGCGCCAAAGCGAACAACAACGACGGCGTCCCTGTGATCGGAAAGACCGGTACCCACGAGAAGTGGGGAACCATGATGATCGAGTCCAGCACGAAGGTCACCACCGCGGTGTGGGTCGGACGTTCAGAAGGCCAGGCGAGCATCCTGAACCAGGGCTGGAACGGCACCGCGCTGAACGAGATGCGCTACTACGTGGCGAAGGACATGCAACGCGCGGCGAACAACGTCTACGGCGGCGACCGGTTCCCCGAGCCCGACAACAAGCTGATCCGTCAGGTGCTGACCGACGTGCCGAACGTCGTCGGACAGACGGTCGAAGAGGCCACGGCGACTCTGAAGGACAAGGGATTCCAGGTCACGGTCGGCGCCGCGGTCGACAGCGACAAGGCGACCAACATCGTCGTGGCGCAGGACCCTGCCGGTCAGGCCCCGAACGGTGCGACCATCACGCTCTCGCCGAGCAACGGACAGGGTGCGACCGTGCCCGACATCACGGGGCAGGGGAGAGAGAAGGCACAGGAAGCACTGTTCGGCGCCGGCTTCACATCGATCGATTTCGACGGGTCATGCAACGGCAACGGGGCGAAGGTCGCGTCGACCTCACCCGCCGCCAACGCCGCAGCGAACAAGAGCACGACCGTCAAGGTCACGTGTCAGTGA
- a CDS encoding type II secretion system F family protein — MQTLAVLLQAGAVPMVAWRHLASIGDVHAAAVVERVDEGVPLVAAIEAEGGAWRDLAAAWEIATTVGAPLAEVLRMIAETLRDAAAAADDVRIALAEPAGTARLLLWMPFAGLLLGFALGFDTLGVIVGTPAGAGCVVAGVLLVLVARAWTARLLRRARPEAGTPGMQAELMAVALSGGASIPRALHLVAETPATRRGDDARIRSVLELSTSAGVPAGELLRASAAQDRHASRIDGRMRAARLSTKLLIPLGVCTLPAFLLLGVAPLLLSVLASTPLPL; from the coding sequence GTGCAGACGCTCGCAGTGCTACTGCAGGCCGGGGCTGTTCCGATGGTCGCCTGGCGTCACCTCGCCTCGATCGGCGACGTGCATGCCGCAGCGGTCGTCGAGCGCGTCGACGAGGGTGTTCCGCTGGTCGCCGCGATCGAGGCCGAAGGCGGCGCATGGCGAGACCTGGCCGCCGCCTGGGAGATCGCGACGACCGTGGGTGCCCCGCTCGCCGAGGTACTGCGGATGATCGCCGAGACGCTCCGCGACGCCGCTGCGGCAGCCGATGACGTGCGCATCGCGCTGGCCGAGCCGGCGGGCACGGCGCGACTGCTGCTGTGGATGCCGTTCGCGGGGCTGCTGCTCGGCTTCGCCCTGGGGTTCGACACCCTGGGCGTGATCGTCGGCACCCCGGCCGGGGCCGGATGCGTCGTCGCCGGAGTTCTGCTCGTGCTCGTCGCGCGTGCCTGGACCGCACGACTTCTCAGGCGTGCCCGCCCGGAGGCCGGCACCCCCGGGATGCAGGCCGAGCTGATGGCCGTCGCGCTGTCGGGAGGCGCATCGATACCGCGCGCGCTGCACCTCGTGGCGGAGACCCCCGCGACGAGACGCGGTGATGACGCCCGCATCCGTTCGGTGCTCGAGCTGTCGACGTCGGCCGGCGTGCCGGCCGGTGAACTGCTGCGTGCCTCCGCCGCACAGGACAGGCATGCCTCTCGAATCGATGGCCGCATGCGAGCGGCCAGGCTCTCGACGAAGCTCCTCATCCCCCTCGGTGTCTGCACGCTGCCCGCGTTCCTGCTGCTCGGCGTCGCCCCTCTGCTGCTCAGCGTGCTCGCCTCGACCCCGCTGCCGCTGTGA